Proteins co-encoded in one Papaver somniferum cultivar HN1 chromosome 5, ASM357369v1, whole genome shotgun sequence genomic window:
- the LOC113280805 gene encoding DUF724 domain-containing protein 3-like, which produces MGDFRHGDLVEVSSKEEGFLGSYFKARIIKQTEKDEFLVEYTKLHEEDDEKCLLREVVPRSEIRHMPPNFKASYFNVSDPVDVFCKDGWWYGIITGRDPIRSKRTGEDSSIYYVYFPLSREEIEYRKWELRAHLERINGNWISSRVRRNSYGYGSGGFVKNSSSEVFY; this is translated from the coding sequence ATGGGGGATTTCCGTCATGGTGATTTAGTTGAAGTAAGCAGTAAAGAAGAAGGATTTTTGGGTTCGTATTTCAAAGCAAGAATAATCAAGCAAACGGAAAAAGATGAGTTCTTAGTTGAATACACGAAGTTACACGAAGAAGATGATGAGAAGTGTTTGCTGAGAGAAGTTGTTCCTCGCAGTGAAATTAGACACATGCCTCCTAATTTTAAAGCATCAtatttcaatgttagtgatccagTTGATGTTTTCTGCAAGGATGGGTGGTGGTATGGGATAATTACAGGTAGAGATCCTATTCGAAGTAAGCGTACTGGGGAAGATAGTTCTATATATTATGTATACTTTCCTTTGTCAAGAGAAGAAATCGAATACCGCAAGTGGGAATTGAGGGCTCATCTGGAACGGATTAATGGCAATTGGATTTCTTCTCGAGTTCGCAGAAATAGTTATGGATATGGATCAGGAGGATTTGTCAAGAACAGTTCTTCTGAAGTTTTTTATTAG
- the LOC113280804 gene encoding cell wall / vacuolar inhibitor of fructosidase 2-like — MASSSIVYLISILSLIFIVQESSILVVGDAGLIQSTCQQTRLPDLCTSTLNADQSSQTADVKGLASIVIAAGETSAADTSKYILNELVKTYTDANAQVVTRCSTFYDNAKSALEGSAGDLSSDELDNAILEVAAASTYGDNCKNSFSNATPPVAYPDALAQRQVTLQGLCGVANDIIEVIRSSQP; from the coding sequence atggcTTCGTCATCAATTGTCTACCTAATCTCCATTCTTTCCCTCATTTTCATCGTTCAAGAATCATCTATTCTTGTAGTAGGAGATGCTGGATTGATCCAATCTACTTGCCAACAGACGCGGTTACCCGACCTCTGTACATCGACATTAAACGCTGATCAGTCTAGCCAAACAGCCGACGTAAAAGGTCTAGCCAGTATTGTGATTGCTGCTGGAGAAACCAGTGCTGCGGACACATCAAAATACATACTCAACGAGCTTGTCAAAACGTATACTGATGCAAACGCACAAGTTGTCACAAGATGCAGTACGTTTTACGACAATGCAAAGTCTGCACTTGAGGGATCCGCCGGAGATTTAAGTTCTGATGAGCTTGACAATGCAATTTTAGAAGTAGCTGCCGCTTCTACGTATGGTGATAATTGCAAAAATTCTTTTAGCAACGCCACTCCTCCAGTAGCTTATCCTGATGCATTGGCACAGAGGCAAGTCACCCTTCAGGGCCTATGTGGTGTTGCTAATGATATTATCGAAGTGATTAGGTCCTCACAACCTTAG